A genome region from Pseudomonas sp. S06B 330 includes the following:
- a CDS encoding NAD(P)H-dependent oxidoreductase: MNVLIVHAHPEPQSFTAALRDQAVETFRAQGHQVQVSDLYAMNWNPVASAEDFSSRENPEYLVYALEQRLGVKSGSIAADIQQELDKLMWADLVVLNFPIFWFSVPAMLKGWIDRVLVSGVCYGGKRFYDQGGLAGKKALVTVTLGGREHMFGEGAIHGPLQDMLRPILRGTLAYVGFEVLEPFVAWHVPYISDEARKDFLQSYQQRLAHLSDDQPLPFPRLSQFDEALYPLV; the protein is encoded by the coding sequence ATGAACGTACTGATCGTCCATGCTCACCCCGAACCGCAATCCTTCACCGCTGCCCTGCGTGACCAGGCGGTGGAAACCTTCCGCGCCCAGGGCCATCAGGTGCAGGTCAGCGACCTGTATGCGATGAACTGGAACCCGGTGGCCAGTGCCGAAGACTTCAGCTCCCGGGAAAACCCCGAGTACCTGGTCTATGCCCTTGAGCAACGCCTGGGGGTCAAGAGTGGTTCCATCGCCGCGGATATCCAGCAGGAGCTGGATAAGCTGATGTGGGCTGACCTGGTAGTGCTGAATTTCCCGATTTTCTGGTTCTCCGTGCCGGCCATGCTCAAAGGCTGGATTGACCGGGTGCTGGTGTCGGGCGTGTGCTACGGCGGCAAACGTTTTTACGACCAGGGTGGTTTGGCGGGTAAAAAGGCGCTGGTCACCGTCACCCTTGGTGGCCGCGAGCACATGTTTGGCGAAGGTGCGATCCATGGCCCACTGCAAGACATGCTGCGGCCGATTCTGCGTGGCACCCTGGCGTACGTCGGTTTTGAGGTGCTGGAGCCCTTTGTGGCTTGGCATGTGCCGTATATCAGTGATGAGGCGCGCAAGGATTTCCTGCAGAGCTATCAGCAGCGTCTGGCGCACCTCTCGGACGATCAGCCGCTGCCGTTTCCGCGCTTGTCGCAGTTCGATGAGGCGTTGTATCCGCTAGTGTGA